A single region of the Nicotiana sylvestris chromosome 6, ASM39365v2, whole genome shotgun sequence genome encodes:
- the LOC138871250 gene encoding uncharacterized protein — protein MDPEAAGQNRLTELHELEEFRYQAFERMRLYKERMKKMHDKHIVDRNFTPSDKVLLYNSRLKLFSDKLKSRWSGPFRVVQMFASGAVEIESGNGTNKFSVNGQRLKHYLGIAEEKGNTMVINLKEPQYANEE, from the coding sequence ATGGATCCCGAAGCAGCGGGACAAAATCGACTGACAGAGTTGCATGAGCTGGAAGAATTTAGATATCAAGCCTTTGAAAGAATGAGGCtctacaaggaaagaatgaagaagaTGCATGATAAGCACATTGTGGACAGAAATTTCACACCCAGTGACAAGGTATTATTGTATAATTCAAGGCTGAAGTTATTTTCGGATAAGCTAAAGTCCCGATGGTCAGGACCATTTAGAGTGGTGCAAATGTTCGCAAGTGGAGCTGTCGAGATTGAGTCAGGAAATGGGACAAACAAGTTCTCAGTaaatgggcaaaggttgaaacattaccttggaatagctgaagaaaaagggaatacaatggTGATCAATTTGAAAGAACCCCAGTACGCGAATGAGGAGTGA
- the LOC138871249 gene encoding uncharacterized protein encodes MALNNHPQGTLPADTNINPKDQNPNQLMAVSLRNGRDLDREQEIAQASKDTTPATPVQLEVEEPTELNKVVIEQSQEEKGKEKMNEQVAEQVAPLVPENSNREKLASNAQRVIPAPFPQRLVKQKKVDQYKKFMEMLRQIQLNIPLMDALREIPGYAKMMKDLMSRKFDFQDLSTITLTQTCSAVVAKLMAQKMSDPGSFTIPCTIGSYAFAKALCDLGASINLMLLVVYTKLGIGRARPTSMLLQLADRTVKRPTGILDDVLVDEEIPLILGRPFLATGRALIDCKTGELKMRLNDEEVIFNVQQSMRRPSEYANCSLVEAVDVILQEDDMTLTVKDPLEACLTNLEEMDGEGLAEWVMALEGRGFWSREPQFESLELEKRATPPT; translated from the exons ATGGCTTTAAACAACCATCCTCAGGGAACGTTGCCTGCAGACACAAACATAAACCCCAAGGACCAAAACCCGAATCAGCTGATGGCAGTAAGTCTCCGGAATGGGAGAGATTTGGACAGAGAGCAGGAAATTGCACAAGCCAGCAAGGACACTACACCAGCCACTCCAGTTCAATTAGAGGTAGAGGAACCAACAGAACTTAATAAAGTGGTGATTGAGCAGAGTCAGGAGgaaaaaggcaaagaaaagatGAATGAGCAAGTTGCAGAAcaggtggcacctcttgtgccagaaaaTTCTAACAGAGAGAAGCTAGCAagcaatgcacaaagggtgatacctgcACCCTTCCCCCAGAGACTGGTCAAACAAAAGAAGGTAGACCAATATAAGAAGTTCATGGAGATGCTGCGtcaaattcagttgaatattccttTGATGGATGCCTTGAGGGAGATTCCCGGTTATGCTAAGATGATGAAAGATCTAATGTCACGgaagtttgattttcaggatcTATCCACTATAACTTTGACACAGACCTGCAGCGCAGTGGTGGCAAAACTGATGGCTCAAAAGATGTCGGACCCAGGTAGCTTCACTAttccatgcacaattggaagttatgcctttgcaaaggcattgtgtgatttgggagccaGCATAAATCTGATGCTGCTGGTTGTGTACACCAAACTAGGCATTGGTAGAGCTAGGCCAACTTCAATGCTGCTACAGCTGGCTGACCGCACAGTGAAGAGGCCCACTGGtattcttgatgatgtgttg GTGGATGAGGAGATACCCCTTATTTTAGGGAGACCATTTTTAGCCACGGGGAGAGCATTAATCGACTGTAAAactggggaattaaaaatgagattgaacgatgaagaagtcatattcaatGTTCAGCAATCTATGAGGAGACCCAGTGAATATGCTAATTGCTCTCTAGTGGAAGCAGTGGATGTAATCCTGCAAGAAGATGATATGACCCTAACTGTAaaagatccattggaggcatgtctgacgaatttagaagaaatggatggtgaaGGGTTAGCTGAATGGGTCATGGCACTGGAAGGCCGAGGATTTTGGTCAAGGGAACCTCAGTTTGAGTCCCTTGAGCTAGAAAAAAGGGCCACTCCTCCAACATAG
- the LOC104216922 gene encoding cytochrome P450 94A1-like has translation MGEYVIVFYWLFFLPALLLLFSIYFGRNKFNDNDKDTLPRPYPLLGHLVAILRNRNQNIVEWMCEVVNKSPSSTFFLHLPLRRHPHILTSNSANVQHILKTRFGIYHKHRKFGVVLHDVCRDNVFLADGQRWRKLRQLASHEFNSRPFHKFANFLVPENEISNRLLPLLSEAAANNTVIDLRDILRRFTFDTAVQMALGHDLAYLSNSPKFPPTHFADAFESAFEISMKRIFSFFWKAKRFFNMGSERRLKRDISEIRGFIREIIISRRKVKSSSSSSGTDHHHYHASDFLSGLMNDPKGKFDDDEFLIDSSINFLLASQDTVITALTWYFWSVLKNPDVEDRIVIEVKEKKSSNIRDMIYTHASICESLRLHPPAAFGGREATEDDVLPDGTKVKKGMAVFYHTYAMGRSPELWGSDWPEFRPERWLKRSEENGGEWTFVARDSFTYPVFHGGPRICLGKEIAFTHIKSVVAAVLGRFHFVLAPVMEEHPEPVFFSNSTSKMTNGFLVKVVDRM, from the coding sequence ATGGGGGAATATGTTATTGTTTTTTATTGGCTGTTTTTCCTACCAGCTTTGCTTCTCTTGTTTTCCATCTACTTTGGGAGAAATAAGTTTAATGATAATGATAAGGATACACTTCCAAGACCATATCCTTTGTTGGGTCATCTTGTAGCAATCCTAAGAAATCGCAATCAGAATATAGTTGAATGGATGTGTGAGGTTGTTAACAAATCACCCTCCTCCACCTTTTTCCTCCATTTGCCTCTACGGCGACACCCTCACATCCTCACCTCTAATTCTGCCAATGTTCAGCACATTCTCAAGACTCGCTTTGGAATCTACCACAAACACAGAAAATTCGGAGTCGTTCTTCACGACGTGTGTCGAGACAACGTTTTCCTAGCAGACGGCCAACGTTGGAGAAAACTTAGACAATTGGCTAGCCATGAATTCAATTCCAGACCATTCCATAAGTTTGCCAATTTCCTAGTTCCGGAAAATGAAATTTCCAATCGTCTCCTCCCACTTCTCTCTGAGGCAGCTGCCAATAATACTGTCATTGACCTTCGAGACATCCTACGCAGATTCACATTCGACACTGCAGTTCAAATGGCACTCGGCCACGACCTAGCCTACTTATCCAATTCACCTAAGTTTCCACCCACCCATTTCGCCGACGCTTTCGAGTCTGCATTTGAGATCAGCATGAAGAGgatcttttcatttttttggaaAGCCAAACGATTTTTCAACATGGGCTCCGAAAGGAGACTCAAACGTGACATCTCTGAAATCCGAGGATTTATTAGAGAAATAATCATAAGCAGGCGGAAGGTTaaaagtagtagtagtagtagcggTACTGATCATCATCATTATCATGCATCAGATTTCTTATCTGGCTTAATGAATGatccaaaaggaaaatttgatGATGACGAGTTCCTTATTGATTCCTCCATAAACTTCCTTCTGGCCTCTCAGGATACTGTCATTACAGCTTTAACATGGTATTTCTGGTCAGTCTTGAAAAACCCAGATGTGGAAGATAGAATTGTTATAGAAGTGAAGGAGAAAAAGAGTAGTAATATTAGGGACATGATTTATACCCACGCTTCAATTTGTGAAAGCTTGAGACTTCACCCTCCAGCCGCTTTTGGTGGAAGGGAAGCTACAGAGGACGATGTGTTGCCTGATGGTACAAAGGTGAAAAAAGGGATGGCTGTTTTCTATCATACCTATGCAATGGGGAGGTCGCCGGAATTATGGGGTTCCGATTGGCCGGAGTTCCGCCCTGAGAGGTGGCTGAAGAGATCAGAAGAAAATGGCGGGGAATGGACCTTCGTGGCTAGGGATTCGTTCACATACCCTGTGTTTCATGGAGGTCCAAGAATCTGCTTAGGGAAAGAGATTGCTTTCACGCATATCAAAAGCGTGGTCGCCGCCGTCTTAGGCAGATTTCACTTTGTGCTGGCGCCGGTGATGGAAGAACATCCTGAACCCGTTTTCTTCTCAAATTCCACTTCAAAAATGACCAATGGTTTCCTTGTAAAGGTTGTAGATCGTATGTAA
- the LOC138871251 gene encoding uncharacterized protein, which produces MSSARKRRNTGSSASGPRGSSRARGQTSAPRFDSTRFVSAEAEARYNQKLAKKLLHEVHIDRKALVKECPNMFDELRRCQLDIFFEAPEKANIQLVREFYANLPEHEDKVVTVCNIPVNAAIEVIPRVYRLPAFTGDDYYIMSSRPMVD; this is translated from the coding sequence ATGAGTTCAGCCCGTAAGAGACGAAACACCGGGTCCTCTGCTAGTGGCCCAAGAGGCTCCTCACGAGCTAGGGGCCAAACCAGTGCACCACGGTTTGATAGCACTCGGTTCGTCTCTGCAGAAGCAGAGGCAAGGTACAATCAGAAACTTGCCAAGAAGTTACTCCATGAGGTCCATATCGACAGGAAGGCtttggtgaaggaatgccccaatatgTTTGATGAGCTACGGAggtgtcagctggacatcttctttgAGGCTCCCGAGAAAGCAAATATTCAGCTAGTGAGGGAATTCTATGCAAACCTGCCAGAACACGAGGACAAGGTTGTGACTGTGTGCAACATCCCGGTTAATGCTGCTATAGAGGTCATCCCCAGAGTGTATCGCCTCCCCGCATTCACGGGTGATGATTATTACATCATGTCTAGTCGCCCGATGGTTGACTAG